One genomic segment of Hevea brasiliensis isolate MT/VB/25A 57/8 chromosome 3, ASM3005281v1, whole genome shotgun sequence includes these proteins:
- the LOC110652154 gene encoding uncharacterized protein LOC110652154, producing MSWLRSAVYRAVEAGGNTNLTRTVRSYADTVVLQAGNAVAEGAKIIQHRIGSGNSKSFKITVKRLEEVSVSCRGMERVQLLRRWLVALKEAERLFAAYSENNDKHPDERIISDEFKDSPKKPTVDCYVDPDLGTMNFRDAFLYSQALEGMTLSMILEAPNEEEVSLLLEIFGLCLAGGKEVHKAVMSSIQDLALAFSSYQDEVLVKREELLQYAQCAISGLKIDAHIARIDAEACSLIEKLDKMKKYHQSPYEPKEQSSEETTIATVKALEETLGQIEVCSMLEELLLKKKSLNNGDSPGLHAGKVDKLKVLLESLLNSTSKAERRILDNRSQKEEALNFRVAKAGEVSQLEKELANEIGELERHKDELEAELKKVNSSLTAARARLHNAREEREQFDEASNQIIIHLKAREDELSRSISSCRVEADVVNTWIHFLEDTWSLHTTYIEQKQKQVNAELERYGDYFVNLVVHLLTSYKEQLGSSIIHVRGLVGDLHSCQRPEITPSVKDDDSIVNQRKILEKEYLDLEGKFLTTLSTVYGVKKQYYSGNEGIYRKDDERIKELFNALEKLKEEFESIKRPVLEVEKIQRSQSPSSPHVCLSPSSKQAFETAQNKHHKKGKLSLLNGRKSPALVELEQLESELGKDDTDYLTDEIGEWEFDALEKELNATSLKRN from the exons ATGTCGTGGTTAAGGTCGGCGGTGTACAGAGCAGTAGAAGCTGGAGGGAATACCAATTTAACACGCACCGTTCGGAGCTATGCCGATACCGTCGTCCTTCAAGCCGGCAATGCCGTGGCTGAGGGAGCCAAAATCATCCAGCACCGCATT GGGTCCGGGAATTCGAAAAGCTTTAAGATTACCGTGAAAAGATTGGAGGAAGTTTCTGTGTCTTGTAGAGGGATGGAAAGAGTTCAGTTATTGAGAAGGTGGTTGGTTGCACTAAAAGAGGCTGAGAGATTATTTGCAGCTTACTCTGAGAACAATGATAAGCATCCTGATGAACGGATTATCTCTGATGAGTTCAAGGATTCTCCAAAAAAACCCACTGTG GATTGTTATGTTGATCCTGATCTTGGGACAATGAATTTCCGCGATGCATTTCTTTACAGTCAAGCTCTTGAAGGCATGACATTGTCCATG ATTCTTGAAGCACCAAATGAGGAAGAAGTTTCATTGCTTCTAGAGATATTTGG GCTCTGTCTTGCAGGAGGGAAGGAAGTTCACAAAGCAGTTATGAGTAGCATACAAGATTTGGCATTAGCATTCTCTAGCTACCAGGATGAAGTATTG GTAAAGCGAGAAGAATTGCTCCAATATGCTCAATGTGCAATTTCAGGGTTGAAAATAGATGCTCATATTGCAAG AATAGATGCTGAAGCCTGCAGTCTAATCGAGAAACTTGATAAAATGAAGAAGTACCATCAATCACCATATGAACCTAAGGAACAATCATCTGAAGAAACAACTATTGCAACAGTGAAG GCTCTTGAAGAGACACTTGGACAAATTGAAGTATGTTCCATGTTGGAGGAACTTTTACTAAAGAAGAAATCTTTGAATAATGGGGATTCTCCAGGGTTGCATGCTGGAAAG GTTGATAAATTGAAAGTTTTGTTGGAGTCTCTTCTTAACTCAACATCAAAAGCTGAAAGACGTATTTTGGACAACAG GTCTCAAAAAGAAGAAGCACTCAACTTTCGGGTGGCTAAAGCCGGTGAAGTTAGCCAGCTTGAGAAG GAATTGGCAAATGAGATTGGAGAACTTGAGAGGCATAAAGATGAACTTGAAGCTGAATTGAAAAAG GTCAATAGCTCATTGACTGCTGCTCGGGCACGACTTCATAATGCTAGGGAAGAACGAGAACAGTTTGATGAAGCCAGTAATCAGATTATTATTCACTTGAAAGCCAGG GAGGATGAGCTCTCAAGATCGATTTCTTCATGCAGAGTAGAAGCAGATGTCGTCAATACATGGATACATTTTCTAGAAGACACCTGGAGCCTACACACTACATATATTGAGCAAAAACAGAAGCAGGTCAA TGCTGAGTTGGAGAGATATGGAGATTATTTTGTGAATTTGGTTGTTCATCTTCTTACATCTTAcaag GAACAGTTGGGGTCTTCCATCATCCATGTCAGAGGACTTGTTGGGGATTTGCATTCATGCCAACG GCCAGAAATAACACCTAGTGTAAAGGATGACGATTCAATAGTCAACCAAAGAAAAATTCTTGAAAAGGAATACCTGGATTTGGAAGGCAAG TTTTTAACCACCTTAAGCACAGTGTATGGTGTGAAAAAGCAGTATTACAGTGGAAATGAAGGTATTTACAG GAAAGATGATGAAAGGATCAAGGAGCTATTTAATGCTCTTGAAAAATTGAAAGAGGAATTTGAATCCATTAAGAGACCAGTTTTGGAAGTTGAAAAGATACAAAGATCGCAGTCACCATCCAGTCCCCATGTCTGTCTATCCCCTAGTTCCAAGCAGGCATTTGAGACTGCACAAAACAAACATCACAAGAAAGGTAAATTATCCTTGCTTAATGGAAGAAAGTCACCAGCACTGGTGGAACTTGAACAGCTGGAGTCTGAACTTGGGAAAGATGACACAGATTATTTGACAGATGAGATTGGTGAGTGGGAGTTTGATGCGCTTGAAAAGGAACTAAATGCGACCAGCTTGAAAAGGAACTAA